From a single Bacillota bacterium genomic region:
- a CDS encoding exonuclease SbcCD subunit D, whose translation MGIRVLHLADVHLGMENLGRVDAQTGLHSRLLDFLHSLDQAVRFALEQEIDLVVFAGDAYKTRDPSPTQQREFARRIKQLSDAGIPVVLLVGNHDLPNADSKAHSLEIFRTLAVPQVQVVRRPQVFRLMTRRGEVQVAALPYLSRSMLLAKDDYKNLGLEELNLKIAETLSILVEGLARRLDPQLPSILTAHLSVANAVLGSEKSIMIGNDPVVPLSCLARPEFDYVALGHIHRHQVLSLAPPTVYAGSLDRIDFGEEREEKGFVVVDLAKGQTKFRFQPVQTRPLVTVNVDVDPQQPTESVLAALEQVKLAGAIVRLNLRLEQAVLPLLRQAEINRVLQERAFWVAGINREVTLPRGVVRQPEMTENLDPLTALQKYIHGREELRSQSETLMNLARQLVAELREEEMSGQ comes from the coding sequence GGAAAACTTAGGGCGGGTTGATGCCCAGACGGGCCTGCACTCGCGTTTGCTAGATTTTCTTCACTCCCTGGATCAGGCTGTTCGGTTTGCCCTGGAACAGGAAATAGACCTGGTTGTGTTTGCCGGGGACGCTTATAAGACGCGTGACCCCAGTCCTACCCAACAACGGGAGTTTGCCCGCCGCATTAAGCAGTTGTCTGACGCGGGCATTCCGGTGGTGCTGCTGGTGGGTAACCACGACCTGCCCAACGCCGACAGCAAGGCCCACTCCCTGGAGATCTTTCGGACGCTGGCAGTTCCCCAGGTGCAGGTGGTGCGACGGCCGCAGGTTTTCCGGCTGATGACCAGGCGCGGTGAAGTTCAGGTGGCCGCTCTGCCTTATTTATCCCGGAGTATGCTGCTGGCCAAGGATGATTATAAGAACCTGGGGTTGGAGGAACTGAACCTGAAGATCGCAGAGACTCTAAGCATACTGGTCGAGGGATTGGCCCGCCGGCTTGATCCCCAATTGCCGAGTATACTCACCGCCCACCTGTCAGTGGCTAACGCTGTTCTCGGATCAGAAAAGAGCATTATGATCGGTAATGACCCCGTGGTACCCTTGAGTTGCCTGGCGCGTCCCGAATTCGACTACGTGGCCCTGGGACATATCCACCGGCATCAAGTGCTGAGTCTTGCTCCCCCGACTGTCTACGCGGGCAGCCTCGACCGGATCGATTTTGGCGAGGAGCGAGAAGAAAAAGGGTTTGTGGTGGTTGATCTGGCTAAAGGCCAGACCAAGTTCCGCTTTCAACCGGTGCAGACCCGGCCGCTGGTGACTGTCAACGTTGATGTCGATCCCCAGCAGCCGACGGAGAGCGTTCTGGCTGCCCTGGAGCAGGTCAAATTGGCCGGGGCGATCGTTAGATTAAACCTGCGGCTGGAGCAGGCGGTATTACCGCTGCTCCGTCAAGCGGAGATTAACCGGGTGCTCCAGGAGCGGGCCTTCTGGGTGGCCGGCATCAACCGGGAAGTGACTTTACCCCGAGGAGTGGTGCGGCAGCCGGAAATGACGGAAAACCTTGACCCTTTGACGGCTCTGCAAAAATATATCCATGGTCGTGAAGAACTGCGGTCACAGTCGGAAACCTTAATGAATTTAGCCAGGCAACTCGTGGCTGAATTGCGCGAAGAGGAGATGAGCGGTCAGTGA